The Athalia rosae chromosome 4, iyAthRosa1.1, whole genome shotgun sequence DNA segment AAGATGACGAGTATCACCGAACCCACTACATTgccgaaaaccaaaaaaccatCTGGTGAGTGATAATTCTTGTTATATGACCGATTTCGGTTGACACGGAGAAAATGTATTCTAGAACGTATCTGACAAGTCGCGTGCAGAACTGTCATTACGTAATTCTCATGACACATTATTGATTTTAGACTCAAATATCACCACTTCTTAGCCATTTAGTAATCAACTTGATTGCGTTATGCGCCAAATTTCTTAAAGCGGCCGTGTGTAAAGGAACTATATATCAATGTCTCCTGACCGTAGATCATTCAATTTATCTATTAGTCTGTAACCTAACCTAGATCGGAGATGGGATAAGATTGATTTCTTAGATGCTTTGTAAAAAGTCGATCTTGTAACGACGTAAACGCGAAACGGATACCCGCAGTATCTGAATACATTCCTTTTGGTCTTATCCATTTTTTCAGATAGCGCTTTCAAGCAACAACGACTTCCTGCTTGGCAGCCCATCCTCACAGCTGGAACTGTGCTTCCAACTTTCTTTGTAATAGGAATAGCTTTCATACCAGTTGGCATTGGACTGTTGTATTTTTCGGATGAAGTCAAGGAACAGACTATCGATTATACGAATTGCAATTCCAACAATACAGTGGCAGGCAACAGCACCAAATGCGCAGACATTATCGCTCTGAATCCATCAGCAGACTGTTATTGTGAAATTGACTTCAAACTACCAATAGACTTTGGTGGGAAAGTCTATATGTATTATGGTctaacaaatttttatcaaaatcacAGACGATATGTGAAATCTAGAGATGACAATCAACTTTTGGGCCAACTAAGTTCTTCAGTATCCAGCGACTGTGCACCGTTTGCATATAACGATTCACAAGTACCAATAGCCCCCTGTGGAGCCATAGCAAATTCGTTATTCAGCGACGAGTTGACGCTATGGTCGGAAAAGCATGGAAAATTTGTTCCCTTATTAAAAACTGGAATTGCTTGGCCTTCGGATAAATCTATAAAATTCAGAAATCCTCCTGGGCATTTGGAAACGGCTTTCCTCGGTTTTGACAAACCTAAAAATTGGGTCAAACATATTTATCAACTGGATACTGAGAACCGTGAAAACAACGGGTTCCAAAATGAAGATTTGATTGTGTGGATGAGAACAGCGGCGCTTCCCACTTTCAGAAAGTTATACAGAAGAATTGACTACTCTCAAAATGGCTTCACAGATGGTTTGCTGGCTGGAAATTACAAACTTTACGTAAAGTATTGTAAGTAATAGTCATTCAACCATATGAAGTGATGGTATCAATCtatatttcttcaatttatgATCAAACAAACAATAATTGTGACGGCTTTCCagttctgaaatatttttctcaatttcagcATATCCCGTATCAGCATTTGAAGGTACCAAGCGGATGATATTGAGTACTACATCACTTTTGGGGGGTAAAAACCCATTCTTAGGTATCGCCTATATAGTAGTGGGTTGTGTCTGTCTCGTGTTGGGAATTGCATTACTAATTATCCATATCAAATGCTCTAAGAGGTGAGTAACTTTTATGAGTTccctttttcaaatattcaaaacaTTTGTTTCACTGATTATGTCCGTAGCAGTGACATGAGGGTATTGTTAAAAGAAGAGTGGTGTAACTGAAATGGTTTATGTAATTCTCGTCTTATAGTCCTCAACTACTACAAAGTACTCTGAAACATTGTCAATAATGTTTCCATAAGATTTCCGACCCCACTGCCTTTAAGGTCATCAATGTCAGAAGACGGATTAAAAACTTATGCTCACACAGTGTCATGAATATATTCTTTTAACTGAACCATGGATTTCTAGGTCTGCACTCTGCTTTTAAATTGTATCTAAATTAAAACTCAATTTGGAACTAGTATATGCTTTCTAAATTTTGGTTAAATCCTTAATTTATAAAAGGAATTTGTGTACTATACATTTGGTgatcgtttaaaaaaattttcaattgataaAGTTTTGAGGCaggaaatatgtacatattttatgaAACAGAAGTACATACAATTCATTGTTATAatattgtacgtgtgtatgttgCGCAGCAAACTAATGTAAGAGGGGCTCCCAGAAAATATGATTAGGGCTTCCTAGTTGTTCTTGTAAGTGTTTGTTGAATCGTCTTATGTCTccccaaaatttttcagcaaatAAATGCAAACCAAAAACCACTGAGTTCATAGTCTGCTTTCCACACACATTTGTTAGCGCCAAAAGTTCTGATACATTTCAATTCCTTGAAGGATcatcttctcttcgttttgtcATGTAGCTTCGGTTCGTACGTTCAAGTGAAGTTTAATTCGGTACTTGAATTCAATGACAACCACACGAACTTCttaacttctattttttctatacacgTAAGATTTATCCGCAATTGCCTGATTCCATAACTACTTagcaaatttttataatcttgtatttttgtaactcaaatatttctattttcatggATAGAaatattgattaaaaattttttcaaccagaaCAAGGAGCTGTAGCCCTCAGTGGATTCTAAGTCCTGCCATTTTGTTTAAATTGCTTTAAAAAAGTTCAAGTGCTATGACGCATGTTACTCCTGGAATTGCTCCTGTAAGTGTATGCATTGCAGCGTATAAAATAGGATGAATATTTCCAGTTTTTAATGAATATCAAATGATTCAAACATTACAAACATCACAACagattgaatgagaaaaataaattccttCAAAATGGAGATCATTGTAACTGATcacttatttattcttttggGTTTCACCAGTCTTTAGAATCATTCCTTATTTATATTATCGTCTGGCCAATATTGATTATTTAGCAGTCAGGAATGCCTCCTGAGTCAATAGAGTATTCCGACTTGAGATGAGTATGCAATTTGCGATTTGCTATTCGTCCATAAGAGGACCTGAGTAATTATCACAAACCCAATGCACGTATTGCAGCAGGTTGAATGAAATATGTGTGAAAATGAAtgcatttttcgtttttaagcACAATTATTGCATGGATTGTACGATAATGTGAACATTGTTATAACTAAATAACCCATGAATAGTAAAGTTGGGTTTAAAACCCGTATTAGTACTAtagtttcaaatttaatcaTGATCCACAAGCGACTGCATGAGAATGCAGCATTAAAATTATGAAGCTTATCATTAGGCTGATATTGAGTAGGAACTTGGTACAGAAGTAGGATTTCAAGTAACAAGTTGATTAACAGAGAATGCTtgcaaaattgacgaattttatttcgtaatgTCATTTGGATATTACAAATAGGTACAACTATTTCATCTATagattaaaatattaattacccTTCTACAGATATGGCTGTGGCTAAAACGAGAGTGTTATTTTGCAGGTACTTTAtgtaattattgtacataGCATAAATTTCCTATGCCTGTGAACGTTTCACCAACATTTGCTTGCTATGAAAAGTCATAACTAGACATTACTCTATTGACCGTTCAATATTTTACAGTACAAACCAGATGATCAACGTTAACTCCAATACACCGTACCAATGAGGCACTCATCACACGTTATTCGTTCACATTGAACatctaccaattccaacattcaggtgtcggtgaaatttttatcaatgttTAGCGCTTGAGCTATGTCATAGTATTGCTAGCCAGTACAGCACAGAGGTCAGTGACACTAAAAAACCATCTCTTATTTGCCTAAGAAGAAATTTAAGTCATAAAAGCCTTTAAACTGATGTTAAATTAGCTTGGAattcatataatatttattcattcttgtGGTTATGTGAGGCCGAGCGAGCAATGCATTGTGAAATTTCTAAACGTTTGCGGCACGTTCGTTCTTGGCAAAACCTAACTTAATTCTGAATAATCTTTGCTGTCAATTTATGATATCTAATCGACTTATTCGGCTATAgctgattacttttttttcaacttttaatcAATGTAAAATGCTTAGTATGGCCTGTATTAATGTCGTGTATCAAACATACAATTTTTGACAATTTACTGTTGAAATCAAATAAGAACAGCAGGTATCGCTAAGGCCATACCAAGTTTGTAGATATAATGTCTAGTTATCCATAGAAATCTTGAAcaagtttgaaataaaaattgataaattgttTCCTGACTCACTCCAGATGGATATAACTGTAATGTTCTATCCAGAATTCTAATTCATTCATCAACTCCTAATATTCGATTAGGAGTGACTTTTATATAATCAATGTGCCTCTGCATGTGATAATTTAGGATGACTCGTTATAATTatctatttatatgtatattgcaaTTTTCTATGACTGTTCCCACGTTATTTATAACACATTGGCATCATTTCAGGTGCACAAATTACcagtattttatttaatagaatcaatttgaatattttacctTCAAGTTATAAGTTAGTTGAGTAAGTAAATAGTACTGTAGTTAATTGTCAACGACGTAATAAATTGTCTGAATTGATAATCTTGAAACCTTGTTTGTTTTCATAACCTGTAAAAAAACATTCTGACCCGGATTAGCCATACATACACCGCATACTTGATACGCGTACCAAGCACCAAATGGCGAACCAAATCATTTGGTGCACACGGTATAAACAGTTGCGTATCAGgttagtctttttttttttttttaattccagcAGGTATAACTCTAATGAGTCATGTCCCAAATAAACTGTATATTCGTTTAAACTCAACCGATTCTTCTCTCGTTTAATTCTTATTTAATTTCCTTGTTATTACTACTGTTCTTATAACTAAACACTTAAGTTATCCTTAACTTAGTTTTTAtctattaaaaaattagattcGTATAGTTAGTCCAGTTGCAACTCTTAAGTTTGATATTTATCTGTATGTAATTCTTATTATCACTagaattcttttaatttctagtttatttgttttatttattgaagttttaatttatatttttatattttgtttcaatacccctctcctccccctctttctttcttgtgTCTGGTCCAGCCTGCAGGAGAGTTCAGAGCGGACGTCAGAACCCGGTCCCTGTTGGGATGTTGCCGCGGCTTCCTTCCTGTCCGCCTTCTTCTTGGAGGGAGATTACAAGATAGTAACAGAGGATCGACTGAGACAACAGAAGAAGGAAAGGTTGGTTAGACCTCCATGTTATGGAAAATGATGTACCCTAGCAatctaattattatatttgggTTATCTGAATGACATAATTTGGCCACAGAGGTGTTGACAGGAAATTGGTTTGATTCTAAAAATTGTGTTAGCTCAGGGCGGCCTCTTTGGTATCGAGGACAGAACCATATCAAATGCGCAATCGTTTGGGGACTAGTTTCGCACGAGCACATTTCGGAATTAATTATTCCCATTCTGAAGAGGTGGGCTTTGCACTTCGTGTGGCCCGACTTTATCCTGTTCACGATGCCGATTCTGCGCCGATCCAGGCCTGAATGCCGAAACCAAGGATTAAGTTCAAACGGTCCTGAGTTGGTGATAAATTCTCTGCCCTTGCCCGAGGGCCCGGAGGCATATTCACTAATGTAACTTTTcatatatttgattttttccttcgtataTTTACGAAATAAATCAGTAGAGTGGATGAGGTTGTAGTCTATGCCTGGTTTTTTGCTTGCCGCTACTGCAATTCTATCAACAATGTCGTTACCTATGATTCCCGAGTGGCTAGGTATCCGGATAAGTTTTATATTTTGAGCATAATCAAAGGCCTTAGCCAGTTCAGATTTAATGAAGGCGAAAGTGTTAGGCAAATTAGAGTCTAATCCTATGTGATTTAGTTTGGTAAGGCAACTGAGTGAATCGGAGCAGATGACGATTTTGTTTTCCGATTGCCTTGGAAGAACTAGTTTGATAGCCTCTGCAATGGCTAACGCTTCTGCGGACAActtgaaattgcgcaccccatttgcacatgcgcgatcgtcggcatttgtttcgcagaatgtccaacaaccGATCCgatttcagatttagctgtcaaatacaacgacctaacctgaacttttcgatgagtgtatttctgtcgacatttaattaatctctcattcaattgatcaattttatttgatgctatgccaccctacttatctgtgtctggttttgtgtcgcattattcacttgacacaacatacctcagtcatatttaaatacggcgatctcagctgtattggtgatcgacaatttgacagctacagctgaaatctgaggctgttggtacaacacgctagcagatgataaattcgactgtCGTTTTAgttcacgcttgcgcacaaaatctgggtgcgcaatttcacgttgtccgctctgtatatggAGGTGAGATGATTCAACCGTAGCGCCTTGATTTCACCCTTCTTTTCGTGAAAGACTCCTAGACCACATTCATTTTTGGCTAGGTTCACTGAACCATCCGTGTATATAGGATCGTAGTCTTTATATTCCTGCCGAAGGATTTTTTGAAGATCTCGTTCCGGGTGAGTAGAGCTTTGAAGTAAACGACCGGCCGTGATGTTTATGTCCAGTTTCCTAAATTGCGACCTGTAGCTAatattaaacgtatttaatTTGTCAGACTTCTCTATAAGTTTCTCAATAGATCTTATTTGTTCCCAGCACGCAGTAATTATGGAGGATCTGTTGCCTCTCTGTCTGGGATTTTGCGAATCCAATACATGGCTTTGACAGTTTTCCGATGGTGAAATTGTTCCTAAAACTGCATTTTTTCGTCAAGAATCTTTTCGTAAGTTGTTGGATCCTGCCGCCAATGTTCGCTATGCCACTGAGGTGATGTAACGTGTTAATGGGGGTGGTTTTCAGTGCACCCAGGCACATTCTCAGCGCGCTGTTTTGAATGACATTAAGCTTATGGAATATTTTGGGATTCCCCGCTGGGAGAAGATAATTGCCCCATTCGAGGCCCGGTCTGATCAAGGCCTTGTATACGTTGAGCATGGTTTCGGGGTGAGCCCCCCATTGCATAGAGCTGATGGTTTTCAGAATGTTGACCAATTTTTCGGCTTTGCTTTTAACGACG contains these protein-coding regions:
- the LOC105693004 gene encoding cell cycle control protein 50A isoform X5, which encodes MTSITEPTTLPKTKKPSDSAFKQQRLPAWQPILTAGTVLPTFFVIGIAFIPVGIGLLYFSDEVKEQTIDYTNCNSNNTVAGNSTKCADIIALNPSADCYCEIDFKLPIDFGGKVYMYYGLTNFYQNHRRYVKSRDDNQLLGQLSSSVSSDCAPFAYNDSQVPIAPCGAIANSLFSDELTLWSEKHGKFVPLLKTGIAWPSDKSIKFRNPPGHLETAFLGFDKPKNWVKHIYQLDTENRENNGFQNEDLIVWMRTAALPTFRKLYRRIDYSQNGFTDGLLAGNYKLYVKYSYPVSAFEGTKRMILSTTSLLGGKNPFLGIAYIVVGCVCLVLGIALLIIHIKCSKSKLM
- the LOC105693004 gene encoding cell cycle control protein 50A isoform X2, with the protein product MTSITEPTTLPKTKKPSDSAFKQQRLPAWQPILTAGTVLPTFFVIGIAFIPVGIGLLYFSDEVKEQTIDYTNCNSNNTVAGNSTKCADIIALNPSADCYCEIDFKLPIDFGGKVYMYYGLTNFYQNHRRYVKSRDDNQLLGQLSSSVSSDCAPFAYNDSQVPIAPCGAIANSLFSDELTLWSEKHGKFVPLLKTGIAWPSDKSIKFRNPPGHLETAFLGFDKPKNWVKHIYQLDTENRENNGFQNEDLIVWMRTAALPTFRKLYRRIDYSQNGFTDGLLAGNYKLYVKYSYPVSAFEGTKRMILSTTSLLGGKNPFLGIAYIVVGCVCLVLGIALLIIHIKCSKSSDMRVLLKEEWCN
- the LOC105693004 gene encoding cell cycle control protein 50A isoform X1; protein product: MTSITEPTTLPKTKKPSDSAFKQQRLPAWQPILTAGTVLPTFFVIGIAFIPVGIGLLYFSDEVKEQTIDYTNCNSNNTVAGNSTKCADIIALNPSADCYCEIDFKLPIDFGGKVYMYYGLTNFYQNHRRYVKSRDDNQLLGQLSSSVSSDCAPFAYNDSQVPIAPCGAIANSLFSDELTLWSEKHGKFVPLLKTGIAWPSDKSIKFRNPPGHLETAFLGFDKPKNWVKHIYQLDTENRENNGFQNEDLIVWMRTAALPTFRKLYRRIDYSQNGFTDGLLAGNYKLYVKYSYPVSAFEGTKRMILSTTSLLGGKNPFLGIAYIVVGCVCLVLGIALLIIHIKCSKSTNQMINVNSNTPYQ
- the LOC105693004 gene encoding cell cycle control protein 50A isoform X4, whose protein sequence is MTSITEPTTLPKTKKPSDSAFKQQRLPAWQPILTAGTVLPTFFVIGIAFIPVGIGLLYFSDEVKEQTIDYTNCNSNNTVAGNSTKCADIIALNPSADCYCEIDFKLPIDFGGKVYMYYGLTNFYQNHRRYVKSRDDNQLLGQLSSSVSSDCAPFAYNDSQVPIAPCGAIANSLFSDELTLWSEKHGKFVPLLKTGIAWPSDKSIKFRNPPGHLETAFLGFDKPKNWVKHIYQLDTENRENNGFQNEDLIVWMRTAALPTFRKLYRRIDYSQNGFTDGLLAGNYKLYVKYSYPVSAFEGTKRMILSTTSLLGGKNPFLGIAYIVVGCVCLVLGIALLIIHIKCSKRYGCG
- the LOC105693004 gene encoding cell cycle control protein 50A isoform X3; the protein is MTSITEPTTLPKTKKPSDSAFKQQRLPAWQPILTAGTVLPTFFVIGIAFIPVGIGLLYFSDEVKEQTIDYTNCNSNNTVAGNSTKCADIIALNPSADCYCEIDFKLPIDFGGKVYMYYGLTNFYQNHRRYVKSRDDNQLLGQLSSSVSSDCAPFAYNDSQVPIAPCGAIANSLFSDELTLWSEKHGKFVPLLKTGIAWPSDKSIKFRNPPGHLETAFLGFDKPKNWVKHIYQLDTENRENNGFQNEDLIVWMRTAALPTFRKLYRRIDYSQNGFTDGLLAGNYKLYVKYSYPVSAFEGTKRMILSTTSLLGGKNPFLGIAYIVVGCVCLVLGIALLIIHIKCSKSPQLLQSTLKHCQ